A portion of the Pochonia chlamydosporia 170 chromosome Unknown PCv3seq00024, whole genome shotgun sequence genome contains these proteins:
- a CDS encoding PIF1-like helicase domain-containing protein: protein MRKRFKDRWNKEFPDTPCAECATLLLPRNRKQRAFQDNHEYGITRVFGVPVTDESGGVTLCEDCCKEPQAPIDCGQVPQCIASLPRRSTLFISPFKLDTNLGRTSGYNLHTTPYVYRTLSGVINTNPINERANMLYSGTLGAYLQSSPHRVDQHQNLEHLIHVRNWLLQRNPVFQRNDVQAHLQIDHPLPIADLPENSDERRPQTRPDLVMNPFQYDQETRNEDFRYDRLSVGAVQVPQGHPPKPMLFRTDPDVEVLCFPHLYPYGRGQFIQGDRREDGRSIYTRHMDTKRKLNSYNRNFRDDYYWAAWAYQEMEATRIFQNTNRLIQNKTRQAIDNRLPQHQLLQQSNYGTHSILSETLTHTIPGSIRTGEAYFLEKERLVNSMIGGYGLPQLFITLTFNEGWEEFKDILHSISPAAIPSNHPWEGVQYYYERIHNLKSKFWRGGSGHAKFGALKELIERFEFQLRGAIHSHCLLWTGKPIKELLAGNFVRADIPDPEEEPELHSLVMKYQIHKCKDYICGGPGRHGKCSKGFPADVSGRTFHQPGNPRYTYARTEADVWVVPYNSQLLLIWEGHCNVQFVTNQGLASYITKYVTKNEPLSHIHTGNSTEIQKHLLARRMGSMEIVVLCLGFDIFRCTSGTLYLPTNIPEMRNYSVRPVKHILEHPEDAYFPDAMEKYFARPRVPRFEVLTYFDYFAYYEITKTRTINRQGPREGWQDSLGYWVYQRKKPILIRTSYRRLCDGEVFFYVQLLYRYHWRSDDEIIANSTTYRERLFELDPVLYDAALRGHADKAEHGNIALWREYCEMVQRVAEAAPPNVHDMVSEQLRQLNTMTILGLADAAGLTLKGEQYQCYSMVTQNISASRHQGRMFFITGPGGTEKSFLLRALQYWCDRSRNPSLLLAPTGIAAKNINGNTIHSALSIYSSRGSYHTGLFRFEDQKKKDLEKKTVLIIDEVSMVDGVLLDYLASLFAKLRRNNRPFCNMHVIVFGDLMQLPPVEGLKVFKASVWRLFHPIFLRQPQRQTNERFFRILNKIRFGIIDGEVRCTLEERWRQYNPENVIWNTTYLSSLRDEAAALNHVVLSGMPSENLIFVSKAEDFENGVRLQYLEHSKVFNKGTNFASSVVCTVGAKVMFLTNSMLSERGISNGSMGVITNLFPNDEVEADYRLLTALEAWMREAANAVQVMHLHKTPSYFQTNGVEYKRLQLPIINAFALTIHKVQGLSLPAVTVALNSNIFSDGQAYVALSRAKDLEQVYLTHCDLGAIKADSEAIAEYERLEAKAKQLNRPHSR, encoded by the exons ATGAGGAAAAGATTTAAGGATCGCTGGAACAAGGAGTTCCCCGATACACCATGTGCCGAGTGCGCAACCTTGCTCCTCCCGAGGAACCGCAAACAGAGAGCATTCCAGGACAACCATGAAtacggcatcaccagagTTTTTGGTGTTCCTGTGACTGATGAATCTGGTGGTGTGACTCTCTGCGAGGACTGTTGCAAAGAGCCTCAAGCCCCTATAGATTGCGGCCAGGTCCCTCAATGCAttgcttctcttccacgGCGATCGACTCTGTTCATATCTCCCTTCAAGTTGGACACGAATCTGGGGAGGACTTCGGGTTACAACTTACACACAACCCCTTATGTGTACCGAACTTTATCGGGTGTTATTAACACGAATCCGATTAATGAGCGAGCGAACATGCTCTATTCCGGCACACTTGGAGCTTATCTGCAGAGCAGTCCACATCGAGTAGACCAACACCAGAATCTCGAGCATCTAATTCACGTTCGTAATTGGCTACTGCAAAGAAACCCCGTCTTCCAAAGGAATGATGTGCAGGCGCATCTACAAATCGACCATCCGTTACCAATTGCTGATCTCCCTGAGAACAGCGATGAGCGTCGACCTCAAACTCGCCCGGATCTTGTCATGAACCCATTTCAGTATGACCAAGAAACGAGGAATGAGGATTTCCGGTATGATAGGCTCTCCGTGGGGGCTGTCCAGGTCCCACAGGgacatcctccaaaaccGATGCTATTTCGAACAGATCCGGATGTCGAGGTGCTCTGCTTCCCGCACCTTTATCCTTACGGGAGAGGACAATTCATACAAGGAGACCGCCGCGAAGATGGGCGCTCTATATATACTCGTCACATGGACACGAAAAGGAAGCTCAATTCTTACAACCGCAATTTCAGAGATGACTATTACTGGGCCGCGTGGGCATAtcaagaaatggaagctACGAGGATCTTCCAGAACACCAATCGTCTTATTCAAAATAAGACGAGGCAAGCCATAGATAACCGTCTTCCCCAGCATCAACTACTACAGCAGTCAAATTATGGGACACATTCTATTCTCAGTGAAACTCTCACACATACTATACCCGGCTCAATCCGAACCGGCGAAGCTTATTTTCTTGAAAAGGAACGCCTCGTAAATTCGATGATTGGAGGCTACGGACTTCCTCAACTATTTATTACGTTGACTTTCAATGAAGGTTGGGAAGAATTTAAGGACATTCTGCATTCAATCTCGCCCGCTGCTattccatccaaccatccatGGGAGGGAGTTCAATACTATTACGAGAGAATCCATAATTTAAAATCCAAGTTCTGGAGGGGAGGATCCGGTCACGCCAAATTTGGGGCCCTGAAAGAGCTAATCGAAAGATTTGAATTCCAACTACGAGGCGCAATACATAGCCATTGCCTATTGTGGACGGGGAAGCCTATCAAGGAATTGCTTGCAGGCAACTTCGTCCGCGCAGATATTCCGGATCCTGAAGAGGAGCCTGAATTGCATAGCCTTGTCATGAAATATCAGATTCACAAGTGCAAAGACTACATTTGTGGCGGTCCTGGAAGGCACGGGAAGTGCTCCAAAGGCTTCCCAGCAGACGTATCGGGCAGAACGTTTCATCAGCCTGGAAACCCCAGGTATACCTATGCCCGTACCGAGGCTGACGTTTGGGTGGTTCCCTACAATTCTCAATTGCTATTGATTTGGGAAGGCCACTGCAACGTCCAATTTGTGACGAACCAAGGTCTTGCATCTTACATCACGAAATATGTCACCAAAAACGAGCCACTCTCTCACATTCATACTGGCAACTCTACAGAAATCCAAAAGCACTTGCTGGCTCGTAGGATGGGGTCTATGGAAATCGTCGTGCTGTGCTTGGGTTTTGACATTTTTCGCTGCACCAGTGGAACTCTCTACCTTCCAACCAATATTCCTGAGATGAGGAATTACTCTGTTCGCCCAGTTAAGCATATCCTCGAGCACCCGGAAGACGCTTATTTCCCAGATGCTATGGAGAAATACTTTGCTCGACCAAGAGTGCCTCGGTTCGAAGTCTTGACCTATTTTGACTACTTTGCATACTATGAAATTACGAAAACTCGCACCATTAATCGACAGGGTCCTCGAGAAGGGTGGCAAGACTCATTAGGATATTGGGTATATCAAAGGAAGAAGCCTATCCTGATTCGCACTTCTTACCGACGACTTTGTGATGGAGAGGTGTTTTTTTACGTGCAGCTCCTTTACAGATATCATTGGAGATCAGATGACGAAATCATTGCTAACTCCACCACTTACCGTGAAAGGCTTTTCGAGCTGGACCCAGTATTGTATGACGCTGCTTTACGGGGACACGCCGATAAAGCTGAACATGGCAATATAGCCCTCTGGAGAGAGTATTGCGAGATGGTTCAAAGAGTTGCGGAGGCGGCTCCGCCAAATGTCCATGATATGGTGTCTGAGCAGCTCCGGCAACTGAATACCATGACGATTCTAGGACTCGCTGATGCTGCAGGCCTTACTCTGAAAGGCGAGCAATACCAGTGCTATAGTATGGTAACGCAAAACATTTCTGCATCTAGGCATCAGGGCCGTATGTTCTTTATAACAGGGCCTGGTGGGACGGAGAAATCTTTTCTCCTGCGTGCTCTGCAGTATTGGTGCGATAGATCCCGAAACCCTTCCTTACTGCTTGCGCCTACTGGGATTGCGGCAAAAAATATTAATGGGAATACAATCCACTCGGCTCTGTCAATCTATAGTAGCCGAGGCAGTTACCACACCGGCTTATTTAGGTTCGAAGatcaaaaaaagaaagacctAGAAAAGAAAACCGTGCTTATTATTGATGAAGTATCGATGGTAGATGGCGTACTGCTTGACTACCTCGCCTCCCTTTTCGCCAAACTGAGGAGGAATAACAGGCCCTTCTGCAACATGCATGTCATCGTTTTTGGGGATTTGATGCAATTGCCCCCTGTGGAAGGCTTGAAGGTCTTCAAGGCCTCGGTTTGGAGGctcttccatcccatctttcTACGACAACCGCAGCGGCAGACAAACGAGAGGTTCTTCAGGATCTTGAACAAGATTCGCTTCGGAATTATCGATGGCGAAGTAAGATGCACTCTGGAAGAACGCTGGCGCCAATATAATCCAGAAAATGTCATATGGAATACCACGTACCTGTCTTCTCTTCGCGATGAGGCTGCGGCACTAAACCATGTCGTTCTCTCCGGCATGCCATCAGAGAACCTTATCTTCGTTTCAAAAGCCGAAGACTTTGAAAATGGAGTAAGGTTGCAATATTTAGAGCACTCGAAAGTATTCAATAAGGGGACAAACTTCGCATCCTCTGTGGTATGTACTGTTGGGGCCAAAGTCATGTTTCTCACAAATAGCATGCTGAGCGAGAGAGGCATATCTAACGGCTCTATGGGTGTTATTACTAATTTGTTTCCTAACGacgaagttgaagct GACTACCGACTCCTTACCGCCCTTGAAGCCTGGATGCGCGAAGCAGCTAATGCAGTTCAGGTCATGCACTTGCACAAAACTCCGTCGTATTTCCAGACGAATGGGGTGGAATATAAACGTTTACAGCTTCCAATAATCAACGCATTTGCGTTGACAATTCATAAGGTTCAAGGTTTATCGCTGCCAGCTGTTACCGTCGCCTTGAACTCTAATATCTTCTCTGACGGACAAGCATATGTGGCGTTGAGCAGAGCAAAGGATCTCGAACAAGTGTACTTGACCCACTGTGATCTTGGAGCCATCAAGGCAGACTCAGAAGCAATAGCTGAATACGAAAGACTGGAAGCTAAGGCAAAACAACTCAATAGACCACATTCTCGCTGA
- a CDS encoding glutathione-dependent formaldehyde-activating (similar to Metarhizium robertsii ARSEF 23 XP_011410903.1) — MSTWFTILARVAEVDRILDSAYRNALCEFEEGSNDATAGDWRSFYIAFYGDLLEVGRAYMIRGQARLPGNDQAEAPKASILYFLFTAFDAIPLLTDHLPIHQLRINAAAELTCTPRFVDATRTFEFEAKVTGYYGDPAPQALRNDRAFKASQTRTKTQYIYAEQSPKFDRTLGNENLRAQSRLFIDGFYTFPDEETQQPGYLDLLAVSFNSTNKDPVNKTSSPAKGGSSRRRDVPLKISPGKQANTSKAPAPMTPPNSRLPLHSGSSASTPHTVSDTFTPRRASSISSLAMGDGSRENIIVDFKVLNSEPEAQGGHSAVNSFTPSALQSKRQATEPSQEPSSKRSRKPSQKAKEMFTEDELEE; from the exons ATGTCTACATGGTTCACTATTCTCGCCCGGGTAGCTGAGGTGGATAGAATCCTGGACTCCGCATATCGCAATGCCCTATGTGAGTTCGAGGAAGGCAGCAATGATGCCACAGCAGGAGATTGGAGGAGCTTTTACATAGCATTCTATGGTGATCTGTTGGAAGTTGGGAGGGCATATATGATCCGCGGTCAGGCTCGGCTTCCCGGAAATGACCAGGCAGAGGCGCCTAAGGCAAGTATTCTCTACTTTCTC TTTACTGCCTTTGACGCTATTCCTTTATTAACGGACCACCTGCCCATCCATCAGCTACGTATTAATGCGGCTGCTGAGTTGACTTGCACACCGCGATTTGTCGACGCCACTCGCACGTTCGAATTCGAAGCAAAAGTTACTGGATACTATGGCGATCCCGCCCCTCAAGCCTTACGCAACGACAGAGCTTTCAAAGCTTCCCAGACCCGCACTAAGACTCAATATATTTACGCAGAACAATCCCCCAAATTCGACCGTACTCTCGGTAATGAAAACCTGCGCGCTCAAAGCAGGCTTTTCATCGATGGCTTTTACACCTTCCCAGATGAGGAGACTCAGCAGCCTGGATATCTCGACTTGCTCGCCGTGTCATTTAACTCGACCAACAAGGACCCGGTAAACAAAACAAGTTCTCCTGCTAAGGGGGGTTCCTCTCGCCGCAGAGATGTGCCGCTTAAGATATCACCTGGGAAGcaagcaaacaccagcaaAGCGCCAGCCCCTATGACTCCGCCAAACTCGCGCCTTCCTTTGCACAGCGGGAGTTCCGCTTCAACGCCTCATACTGTATCTGACACGTTTACTCCCAGAAGGGCCAGTTCCATATCCTCTCTCGCAATGGGCGATGGCAGCAGGGAAAATATAATTGTTGATTTTAAGGTTCTCAACAGCGAACCCGAGGCTCAAGGTGGTCATTCTGCGGTGAACTCTTTTACCCCAAGTGCTTTGCAGAGCAAGCGCCAGGCGACTGAACCCTCTCAAGAGCCTTCTTCTAAGCGCAGTCGGAAGCCGAGCCAGAAAGCAAAGGAGATGTTTACTGAAGATGAGCTTGAGGAATAA
- a CDS encoding reverse transcriptase (similar to Metarhizium robertsii ARSEF 23 XP_011411747.1) yields MTGAAVDTPPGSTTPAPTDLRPSVPILSSIDGEAAFRSAWANDAPGIMREVWALSQAVTNMHEEIVRLRQTAITTANTTNSHIETLQTRLSNSLMESNDKDDTISHMEGQIEAYKAIAATGGSHRHRSAEHPKPDAFSGENPKDLPEFLQKLELKLHMNRDWWADETERMGFVISCLSGDAHAQVSYNVSHGIVQFANVEAIITTLKTVYGEIDSAATAQKEIYDMKQGYKPLASFLPNWIAVAKLTEFEDKSLISHLKRALHPDIIWRLVVLKAAPTTLAEFIELVRQCDSECRQLNPHYYKKKPSNNHTLTGTTPAAPPSQTPTTINGGDAMDLNAVSWEAKDVTSGRKPRTSEERQARKAYCIAHGLCNWCYSPDHKPHVCPTAPWNNQEKKE; encoded by the coding sequence ATGACAGGAGCTGCAGTAGACACCCCTCCGGGGTCCACCACACCCGCCCCTACCGATCTCCGCCCATCGGTCCCGATACTTTCATCCATTGATGGAGAAGCCGCGTTCCGGTCCGCTTGGGCTAACGACGCCCCAGGCATCATGCGGGAAGTCTGGGCCCTTAGCCAAGCCGTAACCAACATGCACGAGGAAATCGTGAGGCTCCGCCAAACCGCCATCACAACTGCCAACACCACGAACTCACACATCGAAACCCTGCAAACCCGCCTGAGTAACTCCCTCATGGAATCGAACGATAAAGATGATACAATCTCCCACATGGAAGGACAAATAGAGGCGTACAAAGCCATAGCGGCCACTGGaggaagccatcgccaccgcTCCGCTGAGCACCCCAAGCCCGATGCATTCAGTGGAGAGAATCCCAAGGATCTACCAGAATTCTTACAGAAACTCGAACTCAAATTGCATATGAACAGAGACTGGTGGGCAGACGAAACAGAACGAATGGGGTTCGTCATTTCATGCCTCAGTGGGGACGCCCACGCCCAGGTCAGTTACAACGTATCACACGGAATCGTCCAGTTTGCAAACGTCGaggccatcatcacaacctTGAAGACAGTTTATGGCGAAATCGACTCGGCCGCTACTGCGCAAAAAGAGATATATGACATGAAACAAGGTTATAAACCACTTGCAAGCTTTCTGCCAAACTGGATCGCAGTCGCCAAGCTCACCGAATTCGAAGACAAATCCCTGATCTCTCACTTGAAACGTGCCCTCCACCCCGACATCATATGGAGGCTCGTGGTCCTCAAAGCCGCACCGACCACTTTAGCGGAATTCATCGAACTAGTCAGGCAATGCGACAGTGAGTGTCGTCAGCTCAACCCCCACTATTATAAGAAGAAACCCAGCAACAACCATACCCTTACCGGCACGACTCCGGCCGCCCCTCCCTCCCAAACTCCGACAACTATAAACGGAGGGGATGCCATGGATTTGAACGCAGTCTCCTGGGAGGCTAAAGACGTAACTTCCGGGCGCAAACCTCGAACCTCGGAAGAAAGACAGGCACGCAAGGCCTATTGCATTGCGCATGGACTCTGCAACTGGTGCTATTCCCCGGACCACAAACCTCACGTCTGCCCCACGGCTCCTTGGAACaaccaagaaaaaaaagagtaG
- a CDS encoding retrovirus polyprotein (similar to Talaromyces marneffei ATCC 18224 XP_002143142.1) — translation MDIKGHKEKILFYVTKLGKYDIILGKPWLTDHNPNVNWSTNIVTFNSNHCRQYCMEKGQYQLAVSGAPTLPIPTTATIHPRPSIPRRIGAPAFHTLANKHDVDVFSLSLYEIDKRLAELGVITNVSTFAEPKADRFDAALTDVQKMNRELQSHDKIIPPNPRDQQTQELQASRKLAADMYLSGASLEDIHKALEPKTFINPATKVPEHYHEFLKVFDQTEADKLPPHRHCDHEIELQPGTTPPHGPLYGMSEDELVVLRKFLQENLDKGFIRASTSPAASPVLFAKKPGGGLRFCVDYRALNAITIKNRYPLPLIQETLSQLSQAKYFTKLDVVAAFNRIRIKEGQEWMTAFNTRYGLFESLVMPFGLSNAPATFQARINEVLRPFLDRYCTAYIDDILIYSNDLASHRLHVKSVLQALEAAGLQLDVKKCEFETTEVKYLGMIISTTGVRMDPAKVDCLVNWEAPINVKDVQAFLGFSNFYRRFIKGFSRIVRPLVALTRKLVKWNWTSSCQEAFDTLKESFTSAPILKHFDPTKEVIVECDASDFVSSGILSQEDDRGVLHPVAFMSKKYDPAECNYEIYDKELLAIVRCFECWRPELQGAHHPITVITDHANLRYFMTTKQLSRRQVRWSEFLSEFQFAIKSVPGKDNRKPDSLTRRSQDLPKDENDDRIQYQQQSLLKPHNIDSSVQEELKIDPELSELFANLSWDQEIALCPAILDEVEPEPINHKITRLLDKGYEEDEWWMKIRDEMLKPHGIPHSKEVSLSECTINEGRLYFRERLYVPEGELRTLLTQLAHDSVESGHPGKNKLYELISRSYWWPRLSTDTKEFTRNCHGCLRNKSSQLRYQGTLKPLPIPLQRWRDLSVDFIGPFQPTSRGFNAIMVVVDRLSKDRHFTPCRTDMKAHDLAMLFVRDVWKLHGLPDSIVSDRGPLFISEFWKAVCHRLQTNISLSTAYHPETDGQTENANSFLEQYLRQYVSFAQDDWDEWLPLAEFAARNVVNDSTGMSPFFANTGYHPRMSFGPPRAMSKAVSKDLAERSNEGNNFVAKMEEITDLLRTNLRSAQASQEKFANANRSPAPAYRVGDLVLLSTRNINSARPIPKLDHKFIGPFRIERVLSSHTYQLKLPHELSSIHNSFHTNLLRPLPNDPLPGQYNPPPPPIALDERGEKLWAIEEILDSRRKKGKGFQYYILWRGFGHREATWEPLHNVVNAHIAIKEFEKRHRSKPRPTRQEVRNARHQAKQDVKNSETRE, via the coding sequence ATGGACATTAAAGGACACAAAGAAAAGATTCTATTTTACGTAACGAAGCTCGGAAAGTACGATATCATTCTCGGAAAACCCTGGCTAACAGACCACAACCCAAACGTCAATTGGAGTACGAATATAGTTACTTTCAACTCCAATCATTGCCGCCAATACTGCATGGAGAAGGGACAATACCAACTAGCAGTCTCAGGAGCTCCCACTTTGCCAATCccaacaacggcaaccaTACATCCACGTCCATCAATCCCTCGAAGGATCGGCGCACCCGCATTCCACAcgctggccaacaagcacGACGTCGACGTATTCTCACTATCTCTTTATGAGATCGATAAAAGACTAGCCGAACTTGGTGTTATCACAAACGTCTCCACGTTCGCAGAACCGAAGGCAGACCGATTCGACGCCGCACTTACGGACGTGCAAAAGATGAACCGAGAACTCCAGTCGCATGATAAAATAATACCTCCCAACCCCAGGGACCAACAAACCCAGGAACTCCAAGCTTCTCGGAAACTAGCAGCAGACATGTACCTTTCAGGGGCATCACTCGAGGATATTCACAAAGCACTCGAACCCAAGACTTTCATCAACCCCGCAACAAAAGTACCTGAACACTACCATGAATTCCTCAAAGTattcgaccagacagagGCAGATAAACTTCCCCCGCACCGACACTGCGACCACGAAATCGAACTTCAACCTGGCACAACCCCACCCCATGGACCTCTGTACGGCATGTCCGAAGACGAACTCGTCGTCCTCCGGAAATTCCTTCAAGAAAACCTCGACAAGGGCTTTATACGTGCCAGTACGTCACCAGCCGCCTCGCCAGTGCTATTTGCGAAGAAACCCGGAGGCGGCCTCCGTTTTTGCGTCGACTACCGGGCACTCAATGCCATAACCATCAAGAACCGATATCCACTGCCATTAATTCAGGAGACTCTTTCGCAACTaagccaagccaaatatTTCACCAAACTTGATGTCGTCGCAGCATTTAACCGAATACGCATCAAGGAGGGCCAAGAGTGGATGACAGCGTTCAACACAAGATATGGACTCTTcgagagtctggtgatgccgttcGGACTATCAAACGCCCCAGCTACCTTCCAAGCCAGGATCAACGAAGTATTACGCCCATTCCTGGACAGATATTGCACAGCCTATATCGACGACATTCTCATCTACTCAAACGACCTCGCCTCTCACAGACTCCACGTCAAATCAGTGCTCCAGGCGCTTGAAGCCGCGGGCTTGCAACTCGACGTCAAGAAGTGTGAATTCGAGACTACCGAAGTGAAATATCTGGGCAtgatcatctcaaccacgGGAGTACGAATGGACCCAGCGAAAGTCGACTGTCTCGTCAACTGGGAAGCGCCCATCAATGTAAAAGACGTCCAAGCCTTCTTAGGATTCTCGAATTTCTACAGACGATTCATCAAAGGATTCTCACGCATCGTACGACCACTGGTTGCCCTGACACGGAAGTTAGTCAAATGGAATTGGACCTCATCTTGCCAAGAGGCGTTCGACACGCTCAAAGAAAGCTTCACCTCGGCCCCGATCCTCAAACACTTCGACCCCACAAAAGAAGTCATTGTCGAATGCGATGCATCCGATTTCGTGTCTTCAGGCATCCTCTCCCAGGAAGACGATCGGGGGGTACTGCATCCAGTGGCCTTCATGTCTAAAAAATACGACCCCGCTGAATGTAACTACGAGATCTACGACAAAGAACTTTTGGCAATTGTACGCTGCTTCGAATGCTGGAGACCGGAACTCCAAGGCGCGCACCACCCGATCACAGTGATCACCGACCATGCCAATCTTCGATACTTCATGACAACTAAGCAACTTTCAAGACGCCAAGTCAGGTGGAGTGAATTCCTATCAGAGTTTCAATTTGCTATTAAGTCGGTACCAGGGAAAGATAACAGAAAACCCGACTCACTCACAAGGAGATCACAAGACTTGCCAAAagatgaaaatgacgaccGCATCCAATACCAACAACAATCACTGCTAAAACCGCACAACATTGACTCCTCCGTACAAGAAGAACTGAAGATTGACCCTGAGCTCTCAGAACTCTTCGCAAACTTGTCCTGGGACCAGGAAATTGCACTATGCCCGGCCATTCTAGACGAAGTTGAACCAGAACCAATCAACCACAAAATCACAAGGCTGCTAGACAAAGGTTATGAAGAGGATGAATGGTGGATGAAAATTAGGGACGAGATGCTCAAACCCCACGGCATCCCCCACTCAAAGGAAGTCTCCCTATCTGAATGCACGATAAATGAAGGCCGACTGTACTTCCGAGAGAGATTGTACGTCCCAGAAGGCGAACTACGAACCCTTCTCACCCAACTCGCTCACGACAGCGTTGAGTCAGGCCACCCCGGGAAGAACAAGCTATACGAACTCATCTCACGCTCCTACTGGTGGCCGAGGCTCAGCACTGATACAAAAGAATTCACACGCAATTGCCACGGCTGCCTGAGAAACAAGTCCTCCCAACTGCGTTACCAGGGAACACTGAAGCCTCTCCCAATCCCACTGCAAAGATGGAGAGACCTGTCTGTCGACTTCATCGGCCCGtttcaaccaacttcccGCGGATTTAACGCGATCATGGTCGTAGTCGATAGGCTGTCAAAGGACAGACATTTCACGCCCTGCAGGACCGACATGAAAGCACACGACTTAGCCATGCTCTTCGTGCGAGATGTATGGAAACTCCACGGTCTACCAGATTCAATTGTGTCCGATCGAGGACCACTGTTCATTTCGGAGTTCTGGAAGGCAGTCTGCCACCGATTACAGACCAACATCAGCCTTTCTACAGCATACCACCCGGAAACCGACGGCCAAACCGAGAACGCTAACTCATTCCTCGAACAATACCTTCGCCAATATGTCAGCTTCGCCCAAGACGACTGGGATGAGTGGCTCCCACTGGCTGAATTCGCAGCCCGtaatgtcgtcaacgactCAACTGGCATGTCCCCCTTTTTCGCGAACACGGGCTACCACCCTCGAATGAGCTTCGGCCCTCCTCGAGCGATGTCGAAAGCAGTATCCAAGGACCTGGCAGAACGCAGCAACGAGGGCAATAACTTCGTCgcgaagatggaggagatcACCGATCTACTCCGGACGAACCTGCGTTCAGCCCAAGCCTCACAAGAAAAATTCGCCAATGCAAACAGATCACCGGCGCCAGCCTATCGAGTCGGAGATCTGGTCCTGCTAAGCACGCGTAACATCAATTCAGCCAGACCCATCCCAAAACTCGATCACAAGTTCATTGGCCCTTTTCGAATAGAGCGCGTGCTCAGCTCTCACACCTACCAGCTCAAATTGCCACACGAATTAAGCTCAATTCACAACTCATTCCATACCAACCTCCTGCGACCATTACCAAACGACCCACTCCCCGGCCAGTACaacccgccgccgccgccaataGCACTGGACGAAAGAGGGGAGAAGCTCTGGGCGATTGAAGAAATACTGGACTCGAGACGCAAAAAAGGGAAAGGTTTTCAGTACTATATACTATGGAGAGGCTTTGGTCATAGGGAAGCCACATGGGAACCATtgcacaatgtcgtcaacgcaCACATCGCAATaaaagagtttgagaaacGCCACAGAAGCAAACCCAGACCCACGAGGCAAGAGGTGCGAAATGCCCGACACCAAGCGAAGCAAGATGTCAAAAATTCAGAAACGAGGGAGTAA